One Eriocheir sinensis breed Jianghai 21 chromosome 32, ASM2467909v1, whole genome shotgun sequence genomic region harbors:
- the LOC127006478 gene encoding probable serine/threonine-protein kinase samkC — MAALTLNRTRSLARRALPYGRSEVRVNLDLASTLLAEAVEDFKRTWSFDPTNGVPLVGIGRVLWVPESSFQPNPAQSSQKTQVPAQTPRKPQELPAQCVQKTTTQEFHAHKTQELQAQSRQKPQDSPAQCIQKQQERPAQCIQKPQDSPAQCIQKQQESPVKRVQKTATQEFPAQRVQKTATPELPALKSTPNPQLFLLLASRGREENKENSGRRTGCLSVAEAGDSNNNNSNNNSSNKRKTRGGRGRGGDGARLRQTCITDFTRPRKHRRQVHPFPKPSQPITGLV; from the exons ATGGCCGCCCTCACGCTGAACCGGACACGCTCACTGGCCAGGCGCGCGCTTCCCTACGGCAGGTCAGAGGTCAGGGTGAATCTTGACCTTGCCTCGACCCTGCTGGCGGAGGCTGTGGAGGACTTCAAGAGGACGTGGAGTTTTGACCCTACGAACGGGGTACCGCTGGTGGGCATTGGGCGGGTTTTGTGGGTGCCAGAGTCGAGTTTCCAGCCCAATCCCGCCCAAAGTTCACAAAAAACGCAAGTTCCAGCCCAGACTCCACGAAAACCGCAAGAACTCCCAGCCCAATGTGTCCAGAAAACCACAACTCAAGAATTCCACGCCCATAAAACGCAAGAACTTCAAGCCCAAAGCCGACAGAAACCGCAAGACAGTCCAGCCCAATGTATCCAGAAACAGCAAGAAAGACCAGCCCAATGTATCCAGAAACCGCAAGACAGTCCAGCCCAATGTATCCAGAAACAGCAAGAAAGTCCAGTCAAACGTGTCCAGAAAACCGCAACTCAAGAATTCCCAGCCCAACGTGTCCAGAAAACCGCAACTCCAGAACTCCCAGCGCTGAAGAGTACACCCAACCcgcaactcttcctcctccttgccagccgtggaagggaggaaaataaggaaaactcaGGCAGGAGGACAGGATGCTTGAGTGTGGCTGAGGCGGgggacagcaacaacaataacagcaacaacaacagcagcaacaagaggaagacaagaggaggaagaggaagaggaggtgacggCGCCAGACTTCGCCAAACTTGTATTACTG aCTTCACACGGCCGAGGAAACACAGGCGGCAGGTTCACCCCTTCCCCAAGCCCTCCCAGCCAATCACAGGCCTCGTATGA